A genomic window from Bubalus bubalis isolate 160015118507 breed Murrah chromosome 11, NDDB_SH_1, whole genome shotgun sequence includes:
- the ZNF770 gene encoding zinc finger protein 770 yields MMAENNFKMLKIQQCVAAANKLPRNRPYICNICFKHFETPSKLARHYLIHTGQKPFECDVCHKTFRQLVHLERHQLTHNLPFKCSSCQRHFKNLKTFVKHQQLHDETYQNDVKQVRRLLEAKQEKPVYGMYHTFTPEERWALHPCSKSDPTYSPSKKKKDIHACTICGKMFPSQSKLDRHVLIHTGQRPFKCVLCGKSFRQSTHLKIHQLTHSEERPFQCCFCQKGFKIQSKLLKHKQIHTRNKTFQTLSLKVKSSESCSLPNKLNTKQDGFENGNIGESEENNQLDVHSVYIVPFQCPECEECFESEQILKGHKCFPARSGKIPSKLKSSYNYKTIVKKILAKLKRAGGKKLDNFRADKKVFKNTFMKNRDLISGEQRPEQTQRTCLSSLGKHGTYKTVGNKKKTLTLPFSWQKHCQSQNMGKNVKGILTPENMLTMDNPVHKKDISIYGSSGEEFFENCQVLQCGFSVPSGNIHTGHKMCPCDKCEKVFPSVSKLQRHYLIHTGQRPFGCNVCGKSFRQSAHLKRHKLTHIDKLPYRKSLCQVELENFNKLFLHQGDTVSYSASQQCQTLGFQKYKVSESDQMSEIKVKAESEDFILGGPCRSREPCLSSTLLEPEQGHHSHCGYSGRAERNDGLLYQCSVCSKSFRSPSKLERHYLIHAGQKPFECSVCGKTFRQAPHWKRHQLTHFKE; encoded by the coding sequence ATGATggctgaaaacaattttaaaatgctaaagatTCAGCAGTGTGTAGCAGCAGCCAACAAGCTACCTAGAAACAGGccatatatatgcaatatttGCTTCAAGCATTTTGAAACACCATCAAAATTAGCTAGGCATTATCTCATTCATACTGGTCAGAAGCCATTTGAATGTGATGTGTGTCATAAAACCTTTAGGCAACTAGTTCACCTGGAAAGACATCAACTAACTCATAATCTGCCTTTTAAATGTAGTAGTTGTCAACGCCACTTTAAGAATCTGAAGACATTTGTGAAGCACCAACAGCTTCACGATGAAACATACCAGAATGATGTTAAACAGGTCAGAAGATTGTTGGAGGCCAAGCAAGAAAAGCCAGTGTATGGAATGTATCATACTTTTACCCCAGAGGAGAGATGGGCATTACACCCATGCTCCAAGTCTGATCCTACATACAgcccttcaaagaaaaaaaaggatattcATGCATGTACAATCTGTGGCAAGATGTTTCCATCACAATCAAAACTTGATAGGCATGTTCTAATTCATACTGGTCAGAGGCCTTTTAAATGTGTCCTGTGCGGTAAGTCTTTTCGACAGTCAACTCACTTAAAAATCCACCAACTCACACATTCAGAAGAAAGACCTTTTCAGTGTTGTTTTTGTCAAAAAGGATTTAAGATTCAAAGCAAACTTCTGAAGCATAAACAAATCCATACCAGGAATAAGActtttcagactctttcattAAAGGTGAAGAGTTCAGAATCATGTTCCCTGCCtaataaattaaatacaaagcAGGATGGCTTTGAAAATGGTAATATAGGTGAATCTGAAGAGAATAATCAACTTGATGTCCACTCTGTTTATATTGTCCCTTTTCAATGTCCCGAGTGTGAAGAATGTTTTGAATCAGAGCAGATTCTCAAAGGACACAAGTGTTTTCCTGCCAGAAGTGGCAAAATTCCAAGCAAGCTCAAAAGCAGCTACAACTATAAAACCATTGTTAAAAAAATCTTGGCTAAGCTTAAACGTGCTGGGGGTAAGAAATTAGATAATTTTCGAGCTgataaaaaagtatttaaaaacactTTCATGAAAAACCGTGATCTTATTTCTGGTGAGCAGAGGCCTGAACAGACCCAGAGAACATGTCTGAGTTCTCTTGGCAAGCATGGAACATATAAGACagttggcaataaaaagaaaacattgactttgccattttcttggcaaaagcaCTGCCAGAGCCAAAATATGGGGAAAAATGTAAAAGGTATTCTTACACCAGAAAACATGTTAACTATGGATAATCCTGTGCATAAAAAAGACATATCTATCTATGGTTCATCGGGTGAGGAATTCTTTGAAAACTGTCAAGTGCTCCAGTGTGGCTTTTCAGTTCCAAGTGGAAACATACATACTGGACATAAGATGTGTCCTTGTGACAAATGTGAGAAAgtgtttccttctgtttctaaACTACAAAGACACTATTTAATTCATACTGGACAGAGGCCTTTCGGCTGTAATGTTTGTGGGAAATCTTTTAGGCAGTCAGCTCACTTGAAAAGACATAAACTAACTCATATTGATAAGCTTCCCTATAGAAAATCTCTTTGCCAAGTGGAATTGGAAAATTTTAACAAACTTTTCCTTCACCAGGGTGATACTGTTAGCTACAGTGCTTCCCAACAATGTCAGACTCTTGGTTTTCAAAAATACAAGGTCTCAGAGTCAGATCAAATGtcagaaataaaagtgaaggCAGAATCAGAGGATTTCATTCTTGGTGGCCCCTGCAGGAGCAGGGAGCCCTGTCTCTCTAGCACACTTCTGGAACCAGAGCAGGGCCATCATAGTCATTGTGGTTATTCAGGGCGTGCCGAGAGGAATGATGGCCTTCTTTACCAATGCAGTGTTTGTTCTAAAAGCTTTAGATCCCCATCTAAACTGGAAAGACACTATCTAATTCATGCAGGGCAGAAACCATTTGAATGCTCAGTTTGTGGCAAAACATTCAGACAGGCTCCTCACTGGAAGAGACATCAACTTACTCACTTTAAGGAATGA